Below is a window of Brassica napus cultivar Da-Ae chromosome A5, Da-Ae, whole genome shotgun sequence DNA.
TTGCTGTCCACAACAAAGATAAGCCCCTGCGTGTTCTGGAAGTAGTGCCTCCACAATGGACGGATCTAGACGAGCAAGAAGGAAACCATTAGTAATGAACTCGACCCACAGCTCTACGAACATCAGCTCAAAAAACGAAGTAACATAACATATAAATGTCAGCCATGAAACGAAATATCTTTGAGAAGGAATCAAAGCATGCTCCAAGTTCAGGGCTGATTTTGATTTAGCTTATAAAATGTAGAGTATTGGTACACGAACGAAATTCACCAACACTGAACCTAATAAGCAAACCAATTCCGAACAGACTAGCAAACATTATGAAGTCAGTGAGAGGCTACCTTGTCCTGACCCCCGACATCCCAGACGGTAAAGCTAATGTTCTTGTATTCAACAGTCTCAACAttgaaacctgcaaaaaaaaaaaaaaaaacaagaaccgTCTCTCAGCTCCTTCtcatacaaaacattttaacaacAACATAATCAATAGTAGGAGGTTGCTTACCAATGGTGGGAATGGTTGTGACGATCTCACCAAGCTTGAGCTTGTAGAGGATGGTGGTCTTACCAGCAGCGTCGAGACCAACCATCAGAATCCTCATCTCTTTCTTCGCAAACAGCTTGCTGAACAGCTTCCCAAATGACAGCCCcatcttattttaaaaacaacaaaaccataT
It encodes the following:
- the LOC106436393 gene encoding ADP-ribosylation factor 1; amino-acid sequence: MGLSFGKLFSKLFAKKEMRILMVGLDAAGKTTILYKLKLGEIVTTIPTIGFNVETVEYKNISFTVWDVGGQDKIRPLWRHYFQNTQGLIFVVDSNDRDRVVEARDELHRMLNEDELRDAVLLVFANKQDLPNAMNAAEITDKLGLHSLRQRHWYIQSTCATSGEGLYEGLDWLSNNIANKA